In Candidatus Eremiobacteraceae bacterium, one DNA window encodes the following:
- the thyX gene encoding FAD-dependent thymidylate synthase produces the protein MPEVTVRVTLLEKSPSPTAMTATAARTCYSANAPEAIVERWRSKPQDMLKTVDRVRSAGHHSTLEHNIYVFGVTGLSRAATHQLVRHRHLQFDQQSQRYLAFKNAEFPFVKPKKIASLPDVSTKFDELMGEIGAMYQSMLDAGIPGEDARFILPNATASQLVVSGNARAWYEFLTLRTCNMAQWEIREMSFQVLRILKREDPELFKDAGATCVRGYCHEPDGPDCPRYIAVAKAQIKDARAAGEWLASKAKKNGAA, from the coding sequence ATGCCCGAAGTGACCGTGCGCGTGACCCTGCTGGAGAAGTCCCCGTCGCCGACCGCGATGACGGCCACCGCAGCTCGTACCTGCTACTCAGCAAACGCGCCGGAGGCGATCGTCGAACGCTGGCGCAGCAAACCTCAAGATATGCTTAAGACCGTGGACCGCGTGCGTTCTGCGGGCCATCACTCGACGCTGGAACATAATATCTACGTGTTCGGAGTGACCGGACTGTCGCGTGCCGCGACGCATCAGCTCGTGCGCCACCGCCATCTCCAATTCGACCAGCAAAGCCAGCGCTATCTCGCGTTCAAGAACGCCGAGTTTCCCTTCGTGAAGCCGAAGAAGATCGCGTCGCTGCCGGATGTCTCGACCAAGTTCGACGAGCTCATGGGCGAGATCGGCGCCATGTATCAGTCGATGCTGGACGCCGGCATACCGGGTGAGGATGCGCGCTTCATCTTGCCCAACGCGACGGCCAGCCAGCTCGTCGTGTCCGGCAATGCGCGCGCGTGGTATGAATTCTTGACCCTGCGCACGTGCAACATGGCGCAGTGGGAGATCCGCGAGATGTCGTTCCAAGTCTTGCGCATCCTCAAACGCGAAGATCCCGAGCTCTTCAAAGATGCGGGCGCGACGTGCGTGCGCGGCTATTGTCACGAACCCGATGGGCCCGACTGTCCCCGCTACATCGCAGTGGCCAAAGCGCAGATCAAAGATGCGCGTGCGGCCGGCGAGTGGCTCGCATCAAAAGCGAAGAAGAACGGCGCCGCGTAG
- a CDS encoding TlpA disulfide reductase family protein gives MSPELRLRLGWAAVFVLFVGAAVLFAIDVARWNGGAGVRYGSATIGAPAPDTRFVTLDGANASLRDYAGKPLLVNFFATWCTPCKAELPLIQSRYVQLRARDLEVLGADQQESASQVRAFVAAQGVTYPTVIDQGAAIDAYGGEAIPMSLFIDRRGVLRAVHVGEMNAAMLDADLQKIL, from the coding sequence ATGAGCCCCGAGCTTCGCCTTCGTCTCGGCTGGGCGGCGGTTTTCGTACTGTTCGTCGGCGCGGCCGTGCTGTTCGCCATCGACGTCGCGCGTTGGAACGGCGGCGCGGGCGTCAGGTACGGCAGCGCGACGATCGGCGCGCCCGCGCCGGACACGCGCTTCGTCACGCTTGACGGCGCGAACGCGTCGCTGCGCGACTATGCGGGCAAACCGCTGTTGGTCAACTTCTTCGCCACCTGGTGCACGCCGTGCAAGGCGGAGCTGCCGCTGATCCAGTCGCGCTACGTGCAATTGCGCGCACGCGACCTCGAGGTGCTCGGCGCCGACCAGCAAGAGAGCGCGTCACAAGTGCGCGCGTTCGTCGCCGCGCAGGGCGTCACGTATCCGACGGTGATCGATCAGGGCGCCGCCATCGACGCCTACGGCGGCGAGGCGATCCCCATGTCGCTGTTCATCGACCGGCGAGGGGTGCTGCGCGCTGTGCACGTCGGCGAGATGAACGCCGCGATGCTCGACGCCGACCTCCAGAAGATCCTGTAA
- a CDS encoding MarR family transcriptional regulator, producing the protein MDTSKRSNGARGNGVRSSGAQAWQLMIEIFQSQRHHFERAAAEFDLTKQQAHALYVLSCEGPRSMSELAETLACDASSVTGLVDRLEARGLVSRHSVPNDRRMRMLAVTAAGARLQQRYSVLVAQPPPAIAHLPEDLQRGLRDVLTRVVDASRSHAPHDAKH; encoded by the coding sequence ATGGACACATCCAAACGCAGCAACGGCGCGCGCGGCAACGGCGTACGATCCTCGGGCGCGCAGGCGTGGCAGCTCATGATCGAGATCTTCCAATCCCAGCGCCACCATTTCGAACGCGCCGCCGCCGAGTTCGACCTGACCAAGCAGCAGGCGCATGCCTTGTACGTGCTCAGCTGTGAGGGACCGCGTTCGATGAGCGAGCTGGCCGAGACGCTGGCGTGCGACGCCTCAAGCGTCACCGGGCTGGTCGACCGGCTCGAAGCGCGGGGCCTGGTGAGCCGTCACAGCGTGCCCAACGACCGGCGCATGCGCATGCTGGCGGTCACCGCCGCCGGAGCCCGGCTGCAGCAGCGCTACAGCGTGCTGGTCGCGCAGCCGCCGCCCGCGATCGCGCATCTGCCCGAAGACCTGCAGCGCGGTCTGCGCGATGTCTTGACGAGGGTGGTCGACGCCAGCCGCTCGCACGCGCCGCACGATGCGAAACACTGA
- a CDS encoding efflux RND transporter periplasmic adaptor subunit produces MARIAAAGMLAAAVALSLGACAKPAPKKVQGLPVSVQVASRGDITATFTLTGVVAPRQQAVLSSVASGNVKEVYVALGERVRAGQLLVKIDDSTLQAQAAQAAAKLQSVRASDVGGSATANANLTSARVAAQNADANLARNQTLYKQGYVSKTSLDQAQSQAASADAALRAAEVTAQNANLQSGNSSAMADIGTAQAALDAINTQIAQTNVTAPFDGIVTARSVDRGALASPGTPLVTVSQLNPAWINVGIPDDDLAYVRAGTPVTVTIDTLPGRAWHAKVDVVNAAASSGTLSYLTHIVVPNDDYTLRAGMVANGNFQQATHRNVVILPRIALYQTETGNAVYVVVDGKAKSVPVTTGLQTADRVEVTGIEPGTQVITQRPDALQDGSVVSVVGSPEGPAPSSSRTSQ; encoded by the coding sequence ATGGCACGCATCGCGGCAGCCGGCATGCTGGCCGCGGCCGTCGCGCTGAGCCTCGGCGCGTGCGCCAAGCCCGCTCCGAAGAAGGTACAAGGCTTGCCCGTCTCGGTGCAGGTGGCTTCGCGCGGCGACATCACCGCGACGTTCACGTTGACCGGCGTCGTCGCGCCGCGCCAGCAAGCGGTCTTGTCCTCGGTCGCGTCGGGGAACGTCAAAGAGGTCTACGTCGCGCTCGGCGAGCGCGTGCGCGCCGGCCAACTGCTCGTGAAGATCGACGACAGCACCCTGCAAGCGCAAGCCGCGCAGGCCGCCGCCAAACTGCAAAGCGTGCGCGCGAGCGACGTCGGCGGGTCTGCGACCGCGAATGCGAATCTGACCTCGGCCCGCGTCGCCGCGCAGAACGCCGACGCGAACCTGGCCCGCAATCAGACGCTGTACAAGCAAGGCTATGTCTCGAAGACCTCGCTCGACCAAGCGCAGAGCCAGGCGGCATCGGCCGACGCCGCGCTGCGAGCCGCCGAAGTGACCGCGCAGAACGCGAACCTGCAGTCCGGCAACAGCTCTGCGATGGCGGACATCGGCACGGCTCAGGCCGCGCTCGACGCGATCAACACGCAGATCGCACAGACCAACGTCACCGCGCCCTTCGACGGCATCGTCACCGCGCGCAGCGTTGACAGAGGCGCGCTTGCAAGCCCCGGCACGCCGCTCGTGACCGTGTCGCAGCTCAATCCGGCTTGGATCAACGTCGGGATTCCGGACGACGATCTGGCGTACGTGCGGGCGGGCACGCCGGTCACGGTCACCATCGACACGCTGCCGGGCCGCGCCTGGCACGCGAAAGTCGACGTCGTCAACGCCGCAGCGTCGTCTGGCACGCTGAGCTATCTGACGCACATCGTCGTGCCCAACGACGACTACACGCTGCGCGCCGGCATGGTCGCCAACGGCAATTTCCAACAAGCCACGCATCGCAATGTCGTGATCCTGCCGCGCATCGCGCTCTATCAGACCGAGACCGGCAACGCGGTCTACGTCGTGGTGGATGGCAAGGCCAAGTCGGTGCCGGTGACGACCGGCCTGCAGACGGCGGACCGGGTCGAGGTCACGGGCATCGAGCCCGGCACCCAGGTCATCACGCAGCGTCCGGACGCATTGCAGGACGGCTCGGTCGTCAGCGTGGTAGGTTCCCCCGAGGGCCCAGCGCCATCATCTTCACGAACCTCTCAGTGA
- a CDS encoding TolC family protein, whose protein sequence is MIRFFATVTCAVALAAASPSLAGSSAHPTPTPTPTPTPAPAMAATPVPLGIPANLETYPPDTSGKYGIPNASSPVPLSLHDAKMIAVKQSPQLALARATADLAGAQLETANSAAFPNLSADANFGRNKGQLRSGTTVGGVIPSIFTSNNAAITIKQLIFDGGATYARISQAKFSRDAAQLSELRQVDTVLFNVASFYYAALQARYTYQVAVANTKLAQVQEQLVEAQFRAGVASRADVLTAQLPVAQAELAEAQAANGEQSQIASLLNAMGLSSDTPVTLSESFEQTAPLLPAYATVEATALARRTDLQSANAALTAAERGVRAARAGRYPIITANGSVGSATSGIDSAGNLVTNGGSWTSSYSFGLSATMPLYDSGLTNGQIAAAEANSETAQADLLSTQLAVSLTVRQAYLSAQTALAGVTSAQVELSQAQTVLDVTNAQYKAGVTTLPLLLNAETGLTKARGDYVNALFALYTAQQNLYFAEGIIANR, encoded by the coding sequence ATGATCCGATTTTTTGCGACTGTGACCTGCGCCGTCGCGCTTGCGGCGGCGTCGCCGTCACTCGCAGGGAGCTCGGCGCATCCGACGCCGACGCCGACGCCGACGCCGACGCCGGCGCCCGCGATGGCCGCCACGCCCGTACCCCTGGGCATCCCTGCGAATCTCGAGACGTATCCGCCCGACACGTCCGGGAAGTACGGTATTCCGAACGCCAGCTCGCCCGTGCCGCTGTCGCTGCACGACGCGAAGATGATCGCCGTCAAGCAGTCGCCGCAACTGGCGCTCGCGCGCGCGACAGCCGATCTCGCCGGCGCGCAGCTCGAGACGGCGAACAGCGCGGCCTTCCCGAATCTGTCCGCGGACGCCAACTTCGGCCGCAACAAGGGTCAGTTGCGCTCCGGCACCACCGTCGGCGGCGTGATCCCGAGCATCTTCACTTCGAACAACGCGGCGATCACGATCAAGCAGCTGATCTTCGATGGCGGCGCGACCTACGCGCGCATCAGCCAAGCCAAGTTCAGCCGCGATGCGGCGCAGTTGAGCGAGCTGCGCCAAGTGGACACGGTGTTGTTCAACGTCGCATCGTTCTATTACGCTGCGCTGCAAGCGCGCTATACGTATCAAGTCGCGGTCGCGAACACCAAGCTCGCCCAGGTGCAAGAGCAATTGGTTGAAGCGCAGTTCCGGGCGGGCGTGGCCTCGCGGGCCGATGTGCTCACCGCGCAGCTCCCGGTCGCGCAGGCGGAGCTCGCTGAGGCGCAGGCGGCCAACGGCGAGCAATCGCAGATCGCATCGCTGCTCAACGCGATGGGACTCTCATCCGACACGCCGGTCACGCTGTCGGAGTCGTTCGAGCAGACCGCTCCGCTATTGCCCGCCTACGCGACGGTCGAAGCGACTGCGCTCGCGCGGCGCACAGATCTGCAGTCGGCAAATGCCGCGCTGACGGCGGCGGAGCGCGGCGTCCGGGCGGCGCGTGCGGGCCGCTATCCGATCATCACCGCGAATGGCAGCGTCGGCTCGGCCACGTCGGGCATCGACAGCGCCGGCAATCTCGTGACCAACGGCGGCAGCTGGACGAGCAGCTATTCGTTCGGGTTGAGCGCCACCATGCCGCTGTACGACAGCGGGCTCACCAACGGTCAGATCGCGGCGGCCGAAGCGAACAGCGAAACGGCGCAGGCAGATCTCCTCTCGACGCAGCTGGCCGTGTCGCTGACCGTCAGACAAGCATATCTGTCGGCGCAGACGGCGCTCGCCGGAGTCACGTCGGCACAAGTCGAGCTCTCGCAGGCGCAGACCGTGCTCGACGTCACCAACGCGCAATACAAAGCCGGCGTGACGACCTTGCCGCTGCTGCTCAACGCGGAGACCGGACTCACCAAAGCGCGCGGCGACTACGTGAACGCGCTGTTCGCCTTGTACACCGCGCAGCAGAACCTCTACTTCGCGGAAGGCATCATCGCGAATAGATAA
- a CDS encoding peptide ABC transporter substrate-binding protein produces MNPLLTLTATSIDLYMFMYGFFFNLDDKMHWVPELATDVPSYENGGISKDGLTLTYHLRKGVKWHDGVPFTSHDVVFTTHAILNPANNVETRVGWDRIASVEAPDDYTVKFHLKKIYASAVATYFAESGNFPVLPAHLLEKYPNLNQVPFNTQPIGTGPFKFVKWVHGDHVELEANPDYWRGAPKLKRIIERFIPTENTILTQMRTHELDAWFRAGSNLYPEIQELPALGYRIELEPSLLYAHLDLNQKNALFDDLKVRQAIAYAINRRKIVHDITHDVHEIGYSVTPKLSWAYDPDVAHYDYDLAKARQLLDEAGWTPGADGVRVKNGQRLAFTLNTVAGGKNGEATEALVQQDLRAIGIDASIKNYPAALFFAPYQQNGILTRGNYDAAFYAWVAGADPDNESLYASYEIPPVGQNDLYLVDPLIDQAEKAALSTYDQNTRKKYYSVIQKELAAQAYTIVEYYSRQIFVTSTNFLNFKPAPATTSNWNTWEWEMK; encoded by the coding sequence ATGAATCCGCTGCTCACGCTCACCGCGACGAGCATCGATCTCTACATGTTCATGTACGGTTTTTTCTTCAATCTCGACGACAAGATGCACTGGGTGCCGGAGCTGGCCACGGACGTGCCGAGCTACGAGAACGGCGGCATCAGCAAGGACGGGCTGACGCTGACCTATCATCTGCGCAAAGGCGTGAAGTGGCACGACGGCGTGCCGTTCACCTCGCACGACGTCGTCTTCACGACGCACGCCATCCTCAATCCGGCGAACAACGTCGAGACGCGTGTCGGTTGGGATCGCATCGCCAGCGTCGAAGCGCCCGACGACTACACCGTCAAATTCCATCTCAAGAAGATCTATGCGTCCGCGGTCGCGACGTACTTCGCCGAGAGCGGCAACTTCCCGGTCCTGCCGGCGCACCTTCTCGAGAAGTACCCCAACCTCAATCAGGTGCCGTTCAACACGCAGCCGATCGGCACCGGGCCGTTCAAGTTCGTCAAGTGGGTGCACGGCGACCACGTCGAGCTCGAGGCCAATCCTGATTACTGGCGCGGCGCGCCCAAACTCAAACGTATCATCGAGCGTTTCATCCCCACCGAGAACACAATTCTCACGCAGATGCGCACGCACGAGCTCGACGCGTGGTTCCGCGCGGGATCGAACCTCTATCCCGAGATCCAAGAGCTGCCCGCGCTCGGCTACCGGATCGAGCTCGAGCCGTCGCTGCTGTACGCGCATCTCGACCTCAACCAGAAGAACGCGCTCTTCGACGATCTCAAAGTGCGCCAGGCGATCGCCTATGCCATCAACCGCAGGAAGATCGTCCACGACATCACGCACGATGTCCACGAGATCGGCTACAGCGTCACGCCCAAACTTTCGTGGGCATACGATCCGGACGTCGCGCACTATGACTACGATCTGGCGAAGGCGCGGCAGCTGCTTGACGAGGCGGGGTGGACGCCCGGTGCCGACGGCGTGCGGGTGAAGAACGGCCAGCGACTCGCGTTCACGCTGAACACGGTCGCCGGCGGCAAGAACGGCGAGGCGACTGAAGCGCTGGTGCAGCAAGATCTGCGCGCCATCGGCATCGACGCTTCGATCAAGAATTATCCGGCGGCGCTCTTCTTCGCCCCATATCAGCAGAACGGCATCCTGACGCGCGGCAACTACGACGCGGCGTTTTACGCATGGGTCGCGGGCGCCGATCCGGACAACGAGTCGCTGTATGCGAGCTACGAGATCCCGCCTGTCGGCCAGAACGATCTGTACTTGGTCGACCCGCTCATCGATCAGGCGGAAAAAGCCGCCTTGTCGACCTACGACCAGAACACGCGCAAGAAATACTACTCGGTGATCCAAAAGGAGCTCGCGGCCCAGGCGTACACGATCGTCGAGTATTATTCGCGCCAGATCTTCGTGACGTCGACGAATTTCCTGAACTTCAAACCCGCGCCCGCGACGACCAGCAACTGGAACACGTGGGAATGGGAGATGAAGTAG
- a CDS encoding peptide ABC transporter substrate-binding protein: MGDEVVRRTQAIACAALAALLVNGCSKVSQSTNAPARSQTIPGTLRYADIEEPISMNPLLRLVAVGTDMDMFIFGFFFNLDDKMRFVPELATEVPTYANGGISKDGLTLTYHLRQGVKWHDGAPFTAHDVVFTVHAILNPANNVQTRRGWDRVASVEAVDDHTVRFHLKDIYAPAVATYFCESGLYPVLPAHILEKYADINRVPFNTDPIGTGPFKFVKWIHGDRVELEANADYWRGPPKLKRIIYKVIPAETTILTQLRTHEIDAWFRAPSGLYPQIRDLPADGFRVQLEPALVYSHLDLNQKNPLFQDLRVRQALAHAIDRQKIIHDVTYDVHIAAYSDLPAFSWAYEPDVAHYDYDPAQSAALLDAAGWKLGPDGVRVKNGQRLAFDLAAATGNKTGEAVEQILQEDFRRIGAEASIKNYPTALYFDNYQRGGILLAGKYDAAWYSWVAGVDPGDDESIYTTYNIPPAGQNSLYWSDPALDAAEKGALSSYDQRVRKKYYSIIQKEIAAQSATIIVYFQRQIFVTADGFENFKPAPATTSNWNSWEWEMK; the protein is encoded by the coding sequence ATGGGAGATGAAGTAGTCAGGCGGACGCAGGCGATCGCGTGCGCCGCGCTCGCGGCGCTGCTCGTCAACGGCTGCAGCAAAGTCTCGCAGAGCACGAACGCTCCGGCGCGCTCGCAGACGATTCCGGGCACGTTGCGCTACGCCGACATCGAAGAACCTATCTCCATGAATCCGCTGCTGCGGCTGGTGGCCGTGGGCACCGACATGGACATGTTCATCTTCGGATTCTTCTTCAACCTCGACGACAAGATGCGCTTCGTCCCCGAGCTCGCGACGGAGGTGCCGACGTATGCGAACGGCGGCATCAGCAAGGACGGCCTCACCCTCACCTACCATCTGCGCCAGGGCGTCAAGTGGCACGACGGCGCGCCATTCACCGCGCACGACGTCGTGTTCACCGTTCATGCGATCCTCAATCCGGCGAACAACGTGCAGACGCGCCGCGGCTGGGATCGCGTCGCGAGCGTTGAGGCGGTCGACGACCATACCGTGCGCTTCCATCTGAAAGATATCTACGCGCCGGCGGTCGCGACCTACTTCTGCGAGAGCGGACTGTACCCGGTGCTGCCGGCGCACATCCTCGAGAAATACGCCGACATCAACCGCGTGCCGTTCAACACCGATCCGATCGGCACCGGCCCGTTCAAGTTCGTGAAGTGGATCCACGGCGATCGCGTCGAGCTTGAGGCCAATGCCGATTACTGGCGCGGACCGCCCAAGCTCAAGCGCATCATCTACAAGGTGATCCCGGCGGAGACGACCATCCTCACGCAGCTGCGCACGCACGAGATCGACGCGTGGTTCCGAGCGCCCTCCGGCCTGTATCCGCAGATCCGCGATCTGCCGGCGGACGGTTTCCGCGTCCAGCTCGAGCCCGCACTGGTGTATTCGCACCTCGACCTGAACCAGAAGAACCCGCTGTTCCAAGACCTGCGCGTGCGCCAAGCGCTCGCGCACGCGATCGACCGTCAGAAGATCATCCACGACGTCACGTACGACGTGCACATCGCGGCGTATTCGGACTTGCCGGCGTTCTCGTGGGCGTACGAGCCGGACGTCGCGCACTACGACTACGATCCCGCGCAGTCGGCCGCGCTGCTCGACGCGGCGGGCTGGAAGCTCGGGCCAGACGGCGTGCGCGTGAAGAACGGCCAGCGCCTCGCGTTCGACCTCGCGGCGGCGACCGGCAACAAGACCGGTGAGGCCGTCGAACAGATATTACAAGAGGATTTCCGGCGCATCGGTGCCGAGGCGTCCATCAAGAACTACCCGACCGCGCTGTATTTCGACAACTATCAGCGCGGCGGCATCCTGCTCGCGGGCAAGTACGACGCGGCGTGGTACTCGTGGGTCGCGGGCGTGGATCCGGGCGACGACGAGTCGATCTACACAACCTACAACATTCCGCCCGCGGGCCAGAACTCGCTGTATTGGTCGGACCCGGCGCTTGACGCCGCAGAGAAGGGCGCGCTTTCCAGCTACGACCAAAGGGTGCGCAAGAAGTACTATTCGATCATCCAAAAGGAGATCGCCGCGCAATCGGCCACCATCATCGTGTACTTCCAGCGCCAGATCTTCGTGACTGCCGACGGCTTTGAGAATTTCAAGCCGGCGCCGGCGACCACGAGCAACTGGAATTCCTGGGAATGGGAGATGAAATGA
- a CDS encoding peptide ABC transporter substrate-binding protein: MKQIALRFAVALAVVMLAALALVSCSKVSQSTTAPEGGGGSIPGVLRYADIQEPDSLNPLITTQATVADLEYMAFSFFFNYDDKLNFAPELALEVPTLANGGISRDGLTIIYHMRHGVKWQDGVPLTAKDVAFTFHAIMNPANNVQVRTGYDQIKTIDTPDDFTVVVHMKRVFSPIIAYFMCQQGGFPVMPAHLLAQYPNVNQLPYNSLPIGSGPFKITEWQHGDHIALVANPDYWRGPPKLSKIIFKFVASTNTIKVLLQTHEIDAWFRASANLYDQLKTIPGYQVLVSEQNLFAHIDFNVKDPMLADPRVRKAVEYAMDRKSMAHTVTHDVYQPATSDIAPYSWAYPHDLPFYDNNPAAARALLDEAGWTVGPDGIRQKNGKRLELQFSYVSGDVLGTQVATLVQQRLHDVGVAVSQKTYPASLYFGPAQTGGIINSGKFQMAFFAWSSGVDPDNSSLYDCDQFPPAGQNDLFWCDRKLDDAEKDTLGTFDQARRIKDYSIIEHELIEQAPTIFVFHDRRIDVISDKFHGFKPSPATSAYWNTYDWSMQ; encoded by the coding sequence ATGAAACAGATCGCGTTGCGCTTCGCGGTTGCGCTTGCAGTCGTCATGCTCGCCGCGCTGGCGCTGGTATCGTGCAGCAAAGTATCGCAAAGCACCACCGCGCCCGAGGGCGGCGGCGGCTCGATCCCCGGCGTGCTGCGCTACGCCGATATCCAGGAGCCGGATTCGCTCAACCCTTTGATTACCACGCAAGCGACCGTGGCCGACCTCGAGTACATGGCGTTCTCGTTCTTCTTCAATTACGACGACAAACTGAACTTTGCGCCAGAGCTGGCGCTGGAAGTTCCGACGCTTGCCAACGGCGGGATCTCGCGCGACGGTTTGACGATCATCTATCACATGCGCCACGGGGTCAAGTGGCAAGACGGCGTGCCGCTCACCGCCAAGGACGTGGCGTTCACGTTTCACGCCATCATGAATCCCGCCAACAACGTGCAGGTGCGCACCGGCTACGATCAGATCAAGACGATCGACACGCCCGACGACTTCACGGTCGTCGTCCACATGAAGCGCGTATTCTCGCCGATCATCGCGTACTTCATGTGCCAGCAGGGCGGATTCCCCGTCATGCCGGCGCATCTGCTCGCGCAGTATCCCAACGTCAACCAGCTGCCGTACAACTCGCTGCCCATCGGTTCGGGGCCGTTCAAGATCACCGAGTGGCAGCACGGCGACCACATCGCGCTGGTCGCCAATCCCGATTATTGGCGTGGGCCGCCCAAGCTCTCGAAGATCATCTTCAAGTTCGTCGCGAGCACGAACACCATCAAGGTGCTGCTGCAGACGCACGAGATCGATGCGTGGTTTCGCGCGTCGGCGAACCTGTACGATCAGCTGAAGACGATTCCAGGCTACCAAGTCTTGGTCTCGGAGCAGAACTTGTTCGCGCACATCGACTTCAACGTGAAGGATCCGATGCTGGCCGACCCGCGCGTGCGCAAGGCCGTCGAATACGCGATGGATCGCAAGAGCATGGCGCACACCGTCACGCACGACGTCTACCAGCCCGCGACATCCGATATCGCACCGTACAGCTGGGCCTATCCGCACGACTTGCCGTTTTACGACAACAATCCGGCCGCCGCGCGTGCGCTGCTCGACGAGGCCGGCTGGACGGTCGGACCCGATGGGATCCGCCAGAAGAACGGCAAGCGGCTCGAGCTGCAGTTCTCCTATGTGAGCGGCGACGTCCTCGGTACCCAGGTCGCTACGTTGGTCCAGCAGCGACTGCACGATGTCGGCGTCGCCGTGTCTCAGAAGACCTACCCTGCATCGCTGTATTTCGGGCCGGCGCAGACGGGCGGCATCATCAACAGCGGCAAATTCCAGATGGCCTTTTTCGCCTGGTCGAGCGGCGTCGACCCGGACAACTCATCGCTCTACGACTGCGATCAATTCCCGCCCGCCGGCCAGAACGATCTGTTCTGGTGCGATAGGAAGCTTGACGACGCGGAGAAGGACACGCTCGGCACCTTCGATCAAGCGCGCCGCATCAAGGACTACTCGATCATCGAGCACGAGCTCATCGAGCAAGCGCCGACGATCTTCGTGTTCCACGACCGTCGCATCGACGTCATCAGCGACAAGTTCCATGGCTTCAAACCGTCGCCGGCCACCTCGGCGTATTGGAACACCTACGACTGGTCGATGCAATAG
- a CDS encoding YegS/Rv2252/BmrU family lipid kinase: MPEPAAVGLIRPFVVVANRWAGGGKAHGLIGEVERALRAPAIAIVEPDFTPAFPARLNEALASASAALMERSNSFDRPLLVCIGGDGTLSLAFDALASPDNATLAIIPCGSGNDLALMLGIRKGRAAFDVLRDGAERRIDYGTVNGRRFINCVGMGLDAEVAAMAAQIRKSGLAKGLSYYMAAVRGLLMVKPVAAMVVTHDVELRFADLVMLTVGNGAWYGGGFHGAPDASLEDGAFDCYAFRDVVGLPARFGLMQRIRTGAHADEPNVTSLRASHLEVAFERPVAMHVDGELALVQSAKIELVPRGARVIAPVE, translated from the coding sequence GTGCCCGAGCCTGCAGCGGTCGGATTGATTCGACCGTTCGTCGTCGTCGCAAACCGCTGGGCCGGTGGCGGCAAAGCCCACGGCCTGATCGGCGAGGTCGAGCGCGCGCTGCGCGCGCCGGCGATCGCGATCGTCGAACCCGATTTCACGCCCGCGTTTCCGGCGCGTCTCAACGAGGCGCTCGCGTCGGCATCCGCTGCGTTGATGGAGCGGTCGAATTCATTCGACCGCCCGCTGCTCGTCTGCATCGGCGGCGACGGCACGCTGTCGCTCGCCTTCGATGCGCTCGCGTCACCCGATAATGCGACGCTCGCGATTATCCCGTGCGGTTCCGGCAACGATCTTGCATTGATGCTCGGCATCCGAAAAGGCCGCGCAGCCTTCGACGTCTTGCGCGATGGCGCCGAGCGCCGGATCGACTACGGCACCGTCAATGGGCGGCGCTTCATCAACTGCGTCGGCATGGGGTTAGACGCCGAGGTGGCGGCGATGGCAGCACAGATCCGCAAGAGCGGTCTGGCGAAGGGGCTTTCGTACTACATGGCAGCGGTGCGCGGCCTGCTGATGGTCAAGCCCGTGGCCGCGATGGTGGTCACGCACGACGTCGAATTGCGCTTTGCAGATCTCGTGATGCTGACGGTCGGCAACGGCGCTTGGTATGGCGGCGGATTTCACGGCGCCCCCGACGCGAGTCTCGAGGACGGCGCGTTCGACTGCTACGCGTTTCGCGACGTCGTTGGGCTGCCGGCGCGCTTCGGCCTGATGCAGCGCATCCGCACCGGCGCGCACGCGGACGAGCCCAACGTCACGTCACTTCGCGCGAGCCACCTCGAGGTAGCTTTCGAAAGACCGGTCGCGATGCACGTGGACGGCGAGCTCGCACTGGTGCAAAGCGCGAAGATCGAGTTGGTGCCGCGCGGCGCGCGGGTCATAGCGCCGGTCGAATAA